In the genome of Mytilus edulis chromosome 3, xbMytEdul2.2, whole genome shotgun sequence, one region contains:
- the LOC139515475 gene encoding monocarboxylate transporter 12-like, whose translation MTECEKTVNQYENDSYTEGSEAETDKGDNLDSDSHDDKNVDGGWAWVVLAGSTVLFCVFGSTMKGFGVFFNGFIDEFGASSSITAVIPGVLQGTYSLFTLPVLTIGLRYFTTRQFCIVTGLLASAAFISCSFIETVHILIITNGVMIEQQRMYNYFIKDNASCISLCHGPLLYLISLYFVKRRNLAQAVVVAGFSFGGFVFPPVYTYLIKEYGLRGGTLITGGIQLNVVAIALLLRPKRLKAQEDVEILMEDQRNDDIKKANSLYQLPTKDSTDKTSHQLLLGNNDRERSYSESYPMIDNVNGLKINSFSSQHLGVTEHSGSFNKFLNQISNSNITRVLGESGVVSMSLSELRVDTFKSCDSVESNVTLNCSNRLKFFVDCTVFHHWFMCVFLFVYCFGSIGSAYVIIFIAPFAKDNGVSPERVASLVSIVNACDFTGRLVNGVITDRKILKNHQSILITLSITTVCLALSPLYTEYWHFVLLAVIAGFCAGGIFAMTPSVVADFLGIDNFRSAMGILVLGQGVTLGCSAPFIGYLRDVTGTYITSFLFMAGCEFIAVVVFTCGLLVKQKSLR comes from the exons ATGACAGAATGTGAAAAAACAGTGAACCAATATGAAAACGATTCATATACTGAAGGTTCTGAAGCCGAAACCGATAAAGGGGATAACCTTGATTCAGATTCACATGACGATAAGAATGTTGACGGCGGATGGGCCTGGGTCGTCTTAGCAG gATCAACAGTTCTTTTTTGTGTATTTGGATCTACAATGAAAGGATTTGGTGTATTCTTCAATGGTTTTATAGATGAGTTTGGTGCTAGTTCTTCGATCACTGCCGTTATACCTGGTGTACTACAGGGTACATATAGCCTTTTTA CTCTTCCGGTGCTGACTATTGGATTAAGATACTTCACTACTAGACAGTTTTGCATAGTCACTGGGCTACTGGCAAGTGCTGCTTTCATATCCTGCAGTTTTATTGAAACAGTCCATATACTTATAATAACGAATGGTGTTATGATTG AACAGCAAAGAATgtacaattatttcataaaagACAATGC gagCTGCATTTCTCTGTGTCATGGTCCTTTATTGTATCTGATCAGTCTTTACTTTGTTAAAAGAAGAAATCTAGCTCAAGCCGTTGTTGTAGCTGGGTTTAGTTTTGGCGGGTTTGTTTTCCCGCCAGTCTATACGTATCTTATAAAAGAATATGGACTTCGAGGAGGCACCTTGATAACTGGAGGAATACAACTAAATGTTGTAGCTATTGCTTTACTGTTAAGACCAAAACGATTGAAGGCTCAGGAGGATGTTGAAATCCTCATGGAAGATCAAAGAAATGATGATATAAAGAAAGCAAATTCACTCTATCAATTACCCACTAAAGACTCCACAGACAAAACATCACATCAGCTATTACTAGGAAATAATGATCGAGAACGAAGTTACAGTGAATCTTATCCAATGATTGATAATGTGAATGGTCTAAAGATCAATTCATTTTCGTCACAACATTTAGGAGTGACAGAACATAGTGGATCATTTAATAAATTTCTTAATCAAATTTCAAACTCCAACATTACACGTGTACTAGGAGAGAGTGGTGTAGTAAGCATGTCTCTTTCGGAACTGAGAGTTGATACATTCAAGTCATGTGATTCTGTTGAAAGTAATGTCACATTGAATTGTTCGAACAGATTGAAATTCTTTGTTGATTGTACTGTATTTCATCATTGGTTTATGTGTGTATTCTTATTCGTGTACTGTTTTGGAAGCATTGGATCTGCTTATGTAATCATTTTCATTGCTCCATTCGCAAAGGACAATGGTGTCAGTCCAGAGAGAGTAGCCAGTCTCGTCTCAATTGTAAATGCTTGTGATTTTACTGGAAGATTAGTGAATGGAGTGATAACAGACAGAAAAATACTAAAAAACCACCAATCAATCTTAATAACATTGTCTATAACAACTGTTTGCTTGGCACTATCGCCTCTATACACTGAGTACTGGCACTTTGTGTTGCTTGCCGTCATTGCTGGATTCTGTGCTGGAGGTATATTTGCTATGACTCCATCAGTTGTGGCCGATTTTCTAGGAATAGATAATTTTAGGTCGGCAATGGGAATTTTGGTATTAGGTCAAGGTGTGACGTTAGGGTGTTCAGCTCCATTCATAG ggtACCTTAGAGACGTGACTGGAACCTATATAACATCGTTCCTTTTTATGGCCGGATGTGAATTCATTGCAGTTGTTGTGTTTACATGTGGTCTCCTTGTTAAACAGAAATCTCTGAGATAA
- the LOC139517681 gene encoding intraflagellar transport protein 81 homolog isoform X1: MSEQLKFITQELKKEPFSKTYNLISFDSLEPLQLLQVLNDIIAVIDPKQKLDIREESPDQTAIRIFTTLRVLKYKPPNESTFRAGLVQGDKLVIYPILEWLLKRVPELQKRAYLARFLVKIDVPSEIMAEEGIPDLYAQYEELMDQFKDLHKQAEKLRSSGFNTGEIRKDISNMEDEKEQLNKRIERLKRKVESHPNSQTMMNVARNLRLERDKEKKLAEQRQEQATLIQHEEQKIRRLQQQLHDQRQTSVGANPDTLLQRLEEETRTNKYIVTERLPKDITGRRKTLQDLQRVVAEPAMGQSDLDQLNSQISELNSEINQLMEKRMLASRDPDDKSNLFRQQASIIAHKKEAAVETYRGLRDEYNHIQQEIEQKRDMVKEAGGGEVLKGEDFKRYVNKLRSKSTIYKKKRQEIAEIRAEVGVLSRTEEILRQRDENMNMQLSALENKKGVAGYRQTQEDLEKVSSVKSEYDDRKGKTLEDMSDMVTRMNRKIAEKKGALAPIIKELRPLRQRNTELTAIFEEKKHSYETANAGLESNMAKLEQEVRGYHEECKQEESRYHYLNCMIRMIEMQQQKVAEEMKAYTSSDPYTRKKTFRELYQRKVQEQENLGKGLREQQKTVRESHGPSMTQMKMWKDLERLMECKRQCMERNAGMTAQGISSYGEAPPAVLEDDRLVL, from the exons ATGAGTGAACAATTGAAGTTCATCACTCAGGAACTGAAAAAAGAACCATTCAGTAAGACCTACAACTTGATATCGTTTGATTCTCTTGAACCACTTCAGCTGTTACAAGTTCTCAATGATATCATTGCTGTCATTGATCCAAAG caaaagcTAGATATAAGAGAAGAAAGTCCAGATCAAACAGCAATACGAATTTTCACTACTCTTCGTGTGCTGAAGTACAAGCCTCCGAATGA GTCCACATTTAGAGCTGGATTGGTTCAAGGAGATAAGCTAGTTATTTACCCAATTTTAGAATGGCTGTTGAAAAGGGTACCAGAATTGCAAAAGAGAGCTTATTTAGCTCGTTTTTTGGTAAAAATAGATGTCCCATCAGAGATCATGGCTGAGGAAGGTATCCCAGATTTGTATGCTCAG TATGAAGAACTTATGGATCAGTTCAAAGATTTACATAAACAAGCAGAAAAGTTGAGGAGTTCTGGGTTTAATACGGGTGAAATTAGAAAAGATATATCTAACATGGAAGATGAGAAAGAACAATTGAATAAAAGGATAGAAAGATTGAAGAGAAAG gtAGAATCTCATCCAAACTCCCAAACAATGATGAATGTAGCCAGGAATTTAAGACTTGAGAGAGACAAAGAAAAGAAACTTGCTGAACAAAGACAAGAACAAGCCACATTG ATTCAACACGAAGAACAGAAAATCAGAAGACTTCAACAACAACTTCATGATCAGAGACAAACAAGTGTTGGGGCTAATCCAGACA CACTTTTACAAAGACTTGAAGAAGAAACAAGGACCAATAAATACATTGTAACTGAAAGGTTACCAAAAGATATAACTGGACGTCGTAAGACTTTACAAGATTTACAACGTGTTGTTGCTGAACCAGCAATGGGACAGTCAGACTTGGATCAGCTTAATTCACAG ATATCTGAGTTAAATTCTGAGATAAATCAGCTAATGGAGAAGAGAATGTTAGCGAGTCGTGACCCAGATGATAAATCTAATCTCTTTAGACAACAG GCTTCTATCATTGCTCACAAGAAAGAAGCTGCAGTGGAGACTTACAGGGGACTGAGAGATGAGTATAATCATATTCAGCAGGAAATTGAACAGAAAAGAGACATGGTAAAGGAAGCTGGTGGCGGAGAGGTTCTGAAAGGGGAAGAt TTCAAGAGGTATGTTAATAAGTTGAGGAGTAAAAGTACTATTTACAAGAAGAAGAGACAAGAAATAGCAGAAATACGAGCTGAAGTTGGTGTGCTATCAAGAACAGAGGAAATCTTAAGACAGAGGGATGAAAATATGAACATGCAATTG TCTGCCCTTGAAAACAAAAAAGGTGTAGCAGGCTACAGACAGACCCAGGAAGATTTAGAGAAAGTGTCCTCAGTGAAGAGTGAATATGATGATAGAAAGGGCAAAACATTGGAGGATATGTCAGATATGGTTACCAGGATGAACAGAAAAATAGCAGAGAAAAAGGGAGCTTTGGCACCAATTATAAAGGAACTAAGACCACTAAGACAGAGGAATACA GAATTAACAGCAATTTTTGAAGAGAAGAAACATTCTTATGAAACTGCTAATGCAGGACTAGAAAGTAATATGGCAAAACTAGAACAG GAGGTCAGAGGTTATCATGAGGAATGTAAGCAGGAAGAATCTCGTTACCATTACCTGAATTGTATGATCAGAATGATAGAAATGCAACAACAGAAAGTAGCTGAGGAAATGAAAGCTTATACTTCATCTGATCCTTATACAAGGAAGAAAACTTTCAG agAGTTATATCAGAGAAAAGTTCAGGAGCAAGAAAATCTTGGTAAAGGCCTGAGAGAACAGCAGAAAACTGTTCGTGAAAGTCATGGTCCAAGTATGACACAGATGAAAATGTGGAAAGACTTAGAACGACTAATGGAATGTAAACGACAGTGTATGGAGCGTAATGCTGGAATGACTGCCCAAGGAATATCTAGTTATGGGGAAGCACCTCCAGCTGTTTTAGAAGATGACCGTTTAGTTCTGTGA
- the LOC139517681 gene encoding intraflagellar transport protein 81 homolog isoform X2 translates to MQTAIHFISILVHADTCFHQPVSKINNFQRLSSYRSTFRAGLVQGDKLVIYPILEWLLKRVPELQKRAYLARFLVKIDVPSEIMAEEGIPDLYAQYEELMDQFKDLHKQAEKLRSSGFNTGEIRKDISNMEDEKEQLNKRIERLKRKVESHPNSQTMMNVARNLRLERDKEKKLAEQRQEQATLIQHEEQKIRRLQQQLHDQRQTSVGANPDTLLQRLEEETRTNKYIVTERLPKDITGRRKTLQDLQRVVAEPAMGQSDLDQLNSQISELNSEINQLMEKRMLASRDPDDKSNLFRQQASIIAHKKEAAVETYRGLRDEYNHIQQEIEQKRDMVKEAGGGEVLKGEDFKRYVNKLRSKSTIYKKKRQEIAEIRAEVGVLSRTEEILRQRDENMNMQLSALENKKGVAGYRQTQEDLEKVSSVKSEYDDRKGKTLEDMSDMVTRMNRKIAEKKGALAPIIKELRPLRQRNTELTAIFEEKKHSYETANAGLESNMAKLEQEVRGYHEECKQEESRYHYLNCMIRMIEMQQQKVAEEMKAYTSSDPYTRKKTFRELYQRKVQEQENLGKGLREQQKTVRESHGPSMTQMKMWKDLERLMECKRQCMERNAGMTAQGISSYGEAPPAVLEDDRLVL, encoded by the exons ATGCAAacagcaatacattttattagtATACTAGTACATGCTGATACTTGTTTTCATCAACCTGTGTCAAAAATAAACAACTTTCAAAGATTGTCTTCTTATAGGTCCACATTTAGAGCTGGATTGGTTCAAGGAGATAAGCTAGTTATTTACCCAATTTTAGAATGGCTGTTGAAAAGGGTACCAGAATTGCAAAAGAGAGCTTATTTAGCTCGTTTTTTGGTAAAAATAGATGTCCCATCAGAGATCATGGCTGAGGAAGGTATCCCAGATTTGTATGCTCAG TATGAAGAACTTATGGATCAGTTCAAAGATTTACATAAACAAGCAGAAAAGTTGAGGAGTTCTGGGTTTAATACGGGTGAAATTAGAAAAGATATATCTAACATGGAAGATGAGAAAGAACAATTGAATAAAAGGATAGAAAGATTGAAGAGAAAG gtAGAATCTCATCCAAACTCCCAAACAATGATGAATGTAGCCAGGAATTTAAGACTTGAGAGAGACAAAGAAAAGAAACTTGCTGAACAAAGACAAGAACAAGCCACATTG ATTCAACACGAAGAACAGAAAATCAGAAGACTTCAACAACAACTTCATGATCAGAGACAAACAAGTGTTGGGGCTAATCCAGACA CACTTTTACAAAGACTTGAAGAAGAAACAAGGACCAATAAATACATTGTAACTGAAAGGTTACCAAAAGATATAACTGGACGTCGTAAGACTTTACAAGATTTACAACGTGTTGTTGCTGAACCAGCAATGGGACAGTCAGACTTGGATCAGCTTAATTCACAG ATATCTGAGTTAAATTCTGAGATAAATCAGCTAATGGAGAAGAGAATGTTAGCGAGTCGTGACCCAGATGATAAATCTAATCTCTTTAGACAACAG GCTTCTATCATTGCTCACAAGAAAGAAGCTGCAGTGGAGACTTACAGGGGACTGAGAGATGAGTATAATCATATTCAGCAGGAAATTGAACAGAAAAGAGACATGGTAAAGGAAGCTGGTGGCGGAGAGGTTCTGAAAGGGGAAGAt TTCAAGAGGTATGTTAATAAGTTGAGGAGTAAAAGTACTATTTACAAGAAGAAGAGACAAGAAATAGCAGAAATACGAGCTGAAGTTGGTGTGCTATCAAGAACAGAGGAAATCTTAAGACAGAGGGATGAAAATATGAACATGCAATTG TCTGCCCTTGAAAACAAAAAAGGTGTAGCAGGCTACAGACAGACCCAGGAAGATTTAGAGAAAGTGTCCTCAGTGAAGAGTGAATATGATGATAGAAAGGGCAAAACATTGGAGGATATGTCAGATATGGTTACCAGGATGAACAGAAAAATAGCAGAGAAAAAGGGAGCTTTGGCACCAATTATAAAGGAACTAAGACCACTAAGACAGAGGAATACA GAATTAACAGCAATTTTTGAAGAGAAGAAACATTCTTATGAAACTGCTAATGCAGGACTAGAAAGTAATATGGCAAAACTAGAACAG GAGGTCAGAGGTTATCATGAGGAATGTAAGCAGGAAGAATCTCGTTACCATTACCTGAATTGTATGATCAGAATGATAGAAATGCAACAACAGAAAGTAGCTGAGGAAATGAAAGCTTATACTTCATCTGATCCTTATACAAGGAAGAAAACTTTCAG agAGTTATATCAGAGAAAAGTTCAGGAGCAAGAAAATCTTGGTAAAGGCCTGAGAGAACAGCAGAAAACTGTTCGTGAAAGTCATGGTCCAAGTATGACACAGATGAAAATGTGGAAAGACTTAGAACGACTAATGGAATGTAAACGACAGTGTATGGAGCGTAATGCTGGAATGACTGCCCAAGGAATATCTAGTTATGGGGAAGCACCTCCAGCTGTTTTAGAAGATGACCGTTTAGTTCTGTGA